One Prosthecomicrobium sp. N25 genomic region harbors:
- a CDS encoding 3-keto-5-aminohexanoate cleavage protein, with protein MNPVVVAVAITGSVPRKKDNPAVPVQPAEQVESTHQAYEAGATLVHIHVRNDDETPSSDPARFAAVQEGVRRHCPGMIVQFSTGGRGRDPSQRGSSLGLKPDMASLSTGSVNFPTIVYENSAALVTELAGAMKANGVRPEIEIFDLSHLHGARRLVDEGLMDAHPHVQFVMGVKNAMPAEERLLDVMLAEMRIVLPGATWTAAGIGRFQPIVMDWALARGADGVRTGLEDNVRISRDRLAASNAELVSLAVDQIRRRGRRPATPAEARALLRLAPA; from the coding sequence ATGAATCCGGTCGTCGTCGCCGTCGCCATCACGGGGTCCGTGCCGCGCAAGAAGGACAATCCGGCCGTCCCGGTGCAGCCCGCCGAGCAGGTCGAGAGCACGCACCAGGCCTACGAGGCGGGGGCGACGCTCGTCCACATCCACGTGCGCAACGACGACGAGACGCCCTCGTCGGACCCCGCGCGCTTCGCGGCCGTGCAGGAGGGCGTGCGCCGGCACTGCCCGGGCATGATCGTGCAGTTCTCCACCGGCGGGCGCGGGCGCGACCCGTCGCAGCGCGGCAGCTCGCTCGGGCTGAAGCCCGACATGGCCTCGCTCTCCACCGGGTCGGTCAACTTCCCCACCATCGTCTACGAGAATTCCGCGGCGCTCGTGACCGAGCTCGCCGGCGCCATGAAGGCGAACGGGGTCCGGCCCGAGATCGAGATCTTCGACCTCTCGCACCTGCACGGCGCCAGGCGGCTCGTCGACGAGGGGCTCATGGACGCCCATCCGCACGTGCAGTTCGTCATGGGCGTCAAGAACGCCATGCCGGCGGAGGAGCGGCTGCTCGACGTGATGCTCGCGGAGATGCGGATCGTGCTGCCCGGCGCCACCTGGACGGCCGCGGGCATCGGCCGCTTCCAGCCGATCGTCATGGACTGGGCGCTCGCGCGCGGCGCCGACGGGGTGCGCACCGGGCTCGAGGACAATGTCCGGATCTCGCGCGACCGGCTCGCGGCGTCGAATGCCGAACTGGTCTCGCTCGCGGTCGACCAGATCAGACGGCGCGGCCGGCGGCCCGCCACGCCCGCCGAGGCGCGCGCCCTGCTGCGCCTCGCCCCGGCCTGA
- a CDS encoding CBS domain-containing protein, giving the protein MRVSEVMTRDPVVIRPSETIRRAAQMMDEYNIGAIPVCDGQRLVGMVTDRDITIRATAAGRNPDETPVSEAMSGDLRTCWLDDDVEEAARVMSEVQIRRLPVIDGDRRLVGVVALGDLATDRAGDVAGALGAISEPSAPDR; this is encoded by the coding sequence ATGCGCGTTTCCGAAGTGATGACCCGAGACCCCGTCGTGATCCGGCCGTCGGAGACGATCCGCCGGGCCGCTCAGATGATGGACGAGTACAATATCGGGGCGATCCCGGTCTGCGACGGCCAGCGGCTCGTCGGGATGGTCACCGACCGCGACATCACCATCAGGGCGACGGCGGCGGGGCGGAACCCGGACGAGACGCCGGTCAGCGAGGCGATGAGCGGCGACCTGCGCACCTGCTGGCTCGACGACGACGTCGAGGAGGCCGCGCGGGTCATGAGCGAGGTGCAGATCCGGCGCCTGCCGGTCATCGACGGCGATCGCCGGCTCGTCGGCGTCGTGGCGCTCGGCGATCTCGCCACCGACCGGGCGGGCGACGTCGCCGGCGCGCTCGGCGCGATCTCGGAGCCCTCGGCCCCGGATCGGTGA
- a CDS encoding SDR family oxidoreductase, which translates to MSRALFDLTGRTALVTGSSRGLGRAIVRGLAEAGARIVVNGTDPARTEAAAAELAGEGFEARAAAFDVTDEAAVAAAFARLDGQGVEVDVLVNNAGIQYRKPMVELAAADWRRVLETNLTSAFLVGREAARRMIPRGRGKIINITSLTSEVARATISPYTAAKGGLKMLTRSMTAEWAAHGIQANGIGPGYMATDMNEALLNDAKFDAWVKARTPAGRWGRPEELIGAAVFLASPASDFVNGQVIYVDGGLLAVI; encoded by the coding sequence ATGTCCCGCGCCCTCTTCGACCTCACCGGCCGCACCGCCCTCGTCACCGGCTCCTCGCGCGGCCTCGGCCGGGCGATCGTGCGCGGCCTCGCGGAGGCGGGGGCGCGCATCGTGGTCAACGGCACGGATCCCGCGCGCACGGAAGCCGCGGCGGCGGAGCTCGCCGGGGAGGGGTTCGAGGCGAGGGCGGCCGCCTTCGACGTGACCGACGAGGCGGCCGTCGCGGCGGCCTTCGCGCGGCTCGACGGGCAGGGCGTGGAGGTCGACGTCCTGGTCAACAACGCGGGCATCCAGTACCGCAAGCCGATGGTCGAGCTCGCGGCGGCGGACTGGCGGCGGGTCCTCGAGACCAACCTCACCTCGGCCTTCCTGGTCGGCCGGGAGGCGGCGCGGCGCATGATCCCGCGCGGGCGGGGCAAGATCATCAACATCACCTCGCTGACGAGCGAGGTGGCGCGGGCGACCATCTCGCCCTACACGGCCGCCAAGGGCGGGCTGAAGATGCTGACCCGCTCCATGACGGCCGAATGGGCCGCGCACGGCATCCAGGCCAATGGGATCGGCCCGGGCTACATGGCGACCGACATGAACGAGGCCCTCCTGAACGACGCCAAGTTCGACGCCTGGGTGAAGGCGCGCACGCCCGCCGGGCGCTGGGGGCGGCCGGAGGAGCTGATCGGGGCGGCGGTGTTCCTGGCCTCGCCGGCCTCGGATTTCGTCAACGGGCAGGTCATCTACGTGGACGGCGGACTGCTGGCGGTCATCTGA
- a CDS encoding ferritin-like domain-containing protein: protein MTEATMGTGAGREGARSIVATGLRNAHALEKQAIQLIERQLPRLDDYPEVQARMRQHLQETRAQEERLDRMLDRLGNDRSVVKDMALEFMGNMAAMAHMPADDEILKNSFANLAFESYEIAAYTSLLAMAEEAGMGEFRPMLEATLQEEHAMADWIETGLPAVTKRFLSLAGRA, encoded by the coding sequence ATGACCGAGGCGACGATGGGCACCGGCGCAGGCCGGGAAGGGGCGCGGTCGATCGTCGCCACCGGGTTGCGCAACGCGCATGCGCTGGAGAAGCAGGCGATCCAGCTGATCGAGCGGCAGCTTCCGCGGCTCGACGACTATCCGGAGGTGCAGGCGCGCATGCGGCAGCACCTGCAGGAGACCCGCGCCCAGGAGGAGCGGCTCGACCGGATGCTCGACCGGCTCGGCAACGACCGCTCGGTCGTCAAAGATATGGCGCTCGAGTTCATGGGGAACATGGCCGCCATGGCGCACATGCCGGCCGACGACGAGATCCTCAAGAATTCCTTCGCCAACCTCGCCTTCGAGTCCTACGAGATCGCCGCCTACACGTCGCTCCTCGCCATGGCGGAGGAGGCGGGGATGGGCGAGTTCCGGCCAATGCTGGAGGCGACCCTCCAAGAAGAGCACGCCATGGCGGACTGGATCGAGACCGGCCTCCCGGCGGTCACCAAGCGCTTCCTGTCGCTCGCCGGCCGGGCCTGA
- a CDS encoding alpha/beta hydrolase produces the protein MLVSTRRVVLATLIAAAAALTGPAALAQSMKGMGVVLIHGKAGGQGPLQPLAAALRADGALVALPNMSWTSGYRTYDETLDEIARSVEGLRRQGVTRIVLAGHSLGANVALGYAARRRGVAAVVAMAPGHRPQNFLTRIGADIGRARAMVAAGQGQQTAIFTDFNQGKALTVRTTAVAYLSFFDPAGPGNMANTAGKAGVPILWVIGTGDEAALRDPVPTGTGTRILVGANHGDTPSVAVAEIMGWLRGR, from the coding sequence ATGCTCGTGTCGACCCGCCGCGTCGTCCTCGCGACCCTGATCGCCGCCGCCGCGGCCCTGACCGGTCCCGCCGCCCTGGCGCAGTCCATGAAGGGGATGGGCGTCGTCCTGATCCACGGCAAGGCGGGCGGGCAGGGGCCCCTGCAGCCGCTCGCCGCCGCCTTGCGGGCGGACGGGGCGCTGGTGGCCCTGCCGAACATGTCCTGGACGAGCGGCTACCGGACCTATGACGAGACTCTCGACGAGATCGCCCGGTCGGTCGAGGGCCTGCGCCGGCAGGGGGTGACGCGGATCGTGCTCGCCGGCCACAGCCTCGGGGCGAACGTGGCGCTCGGCTACGCGGCCAGGCGCCGCGGGGTGGCGGCGGTGGTCGCCATGGCGCCGGGCCATCGCCCGCAGAACTTCCTGACCCGCATCGGCGCCGACATCGGGCGGGCGCGGGCCATGGTGGCGGCGGGCCAGGGGCAGCAGACGGCGATCTTCACCGACTTCAACCAGGGCAAGGCCCTGACGGTCCGGACGACGGCGGTCGCCTACCTGAGCTTCTTCGACCCGGCCGGGCCGGGCAACATGGCCAATACGGCCGGCAAGGCCGGCGTGCCGATCCTGTGGGTGATCGGCACCGGCGACGAGGCGGCCCTGCGCGACCCGGTCCCGACCGGCACCGGCACCCGCATCCTCGTCGGCGCGAACCACGGCGACACGCCTTCGGTCGCCGTGGCGGAGATCATGGGATGGCTGCGGGGGCGGTGA
- a CDS encoding 2-isopropylmalate synthase, with translation MTADTASPIQAVSSKDRVFIFDTTLRDGEQSAGASMTFEEKLQVAELLDAMGVDIIEAGFPIASVGDFEAVSEIARNTKTAVVAGLARAITADIARCGEAVRHARRPRIHTFVSTSPIHLKFQMNKSLDQVIEIIHTTVTQARGLVEDVEWSAMDATRTPIDDLCRCIEAAIRCGATTINLPDTVGYATPDEYEAMFRQVIERVPGADRVIFSAHCHDDLGLATANSLAALRGGARQVECTVNGLGERAGNAALEEIVMAIRTRGDRLPYVTGVKTPMLVQASRLVSSVSGFAVQYNKAIVGKNAFAHESGIHQDGMLKNTETYEIMRPEDVGVRATSLVMGKHSGRHAFKEKLKELGFDLGDNAMEDAFRRFKDLADRKKHVYDEDIEALVEDEMTSAGESVKVVALTVIAGTGGPQKAIITMDVNGTHVTKEANGTGPVDATFNAIKQIWPHEAKLSLYQVHAVTEGTDAQAEVSVRLEENGKIASGRGSDVDTLVASAKAYVSALNKLSVRRAKSAPAPADAEPVRVGERI, from the coding sequence ATGACCGCCGACACCGCCTCTCCGATCCAGGCCGTCTCCTCCAAGGACCGCGTCTTCATCTTCGACACGACCCTGCGCGACGGCGAGCAGTCCGCCGGCGCCTCCATGACCTTCGAGGAGAAGCTGCAGGTCGCCGAACTCCTCGACGCCATGGGGGTGGACATCATCGAGGCCGGCTTCCCGATCGCCTCGGTGGGCGACTTCGAGGCCGTCAGCGAGATCGCGCGCAACACCAAGACCGCGGTCGTGGCCGGGCTCGCCCGGGCGATCACCGCCGACATCGCGCGCTGCGGCGAGGCCGTGCGGCACGCCCGGCGACCGCGGATCCACACGTTCGTGTCGACCTCGCCGATCCATCTGAAGTTCCAGATGAACAAGAGCCTCGACCAGGTGATCGAGATCATCCACACGACCGTCACGCAGGCGCGCGGGCTGGTCGAGGACGTGGAATGGTCGGCGATGGACGCGACCCGCACGCCGATCGACGACCTGTGCCGCTGCATCGAGGCGGCGATCCGCTGCGGGGCGACGACCATCAACCTGCCCGACACGGTCGGCTACGCCACGCCGGACGAGTACGAGGCGATGTTCCGGCAGGTCATCGAGCGGGTGCCGGGGGCCGACAGGGTGATCTTCTCGGCGCATTGCCACGACGACCTGGGCCTCGCCACGGCGAACTCGCTGGCGGCCCTGCGCGGGGGCGCGCGGCAGGTGGAGTGCACCGTCAACGGGCTCGGCGAGCGGGCCGGCAACGCGGCGCTCGAGGAGATCGTGATGGCGATCCGGACGCGGGGCGACCGGCTGCCCTACGTGACGGGGGTGAAGACGCCCATGTTGGTGCAGGCCTCACGCCTGGTGTCGTCGGTCTCCGGCTTCGCGGTGCAGTACAACAAGGCGATCGTCGGCAAGAACGCCTTCGCGCACGAGAGCGGCATCCACCAGGACGGCATGCTGAAGAACACCGAGACCTACGAGATCATGCGGCCCGAGGACGTCGGCGTGCGCGCGACGAGCCTGGTCATGGGCAAGCATTCCGGGCGCCACGCCTTCAAGGAGAAGCTGAAGGAACTGGGCTTCGACCTCGGCGACAACGCCATGGAGGACGCGTTCCGGCGCTTCAAGGACTTGGCGGACCGCAAGAAGCACGTCTACGACGAGGACATCGAGGCGCTGGTCGAGGACGAGATGACGTCGGCGGGCGAGAGCGTGAAGGTGGTTGCGCTGACCGTCATCGCCGGCACGGGCGGGCCCCAGAAGGCGATCATCACGATGGACGTCAACGGCACGCACGTGACGAAGGAGGCGAACGGCACGGGCCCGGTGGACGCCACCTTCAACGCCATCAAGCAGATCTGGCCGCACGAGGCGAAGCTGTCGCTCTACCAGGTCCACGCCGTGACGGAGGGCACCGACGCGCAGGCGGAGGTTTCCGTGCGGCTCGAGGAGAACGGGAAGATCGCGAGCGGGCGCGGTTCGGACGTCGACACGCTGGTCGCCTCCGCCAAGGCCTACGTGTCGGCGCTGAACAAGCTCAGCGTCCGCCGCGCGAAGTCCGCGCCCGCCCCGGCCGATGCCGAGCCGGTTCGGGTCGGCGAGCGGATCTGA